The following coding sequences lie in one Rutidosis leptorrhynchoides isolate AG116_Rl617_1_P2 chromosome 6, CSIRO_AGI_Rlap_v1, whole genome shotgun sequence genomic window:
- the LOC139852007 gene encoding phosphomannomutase-like, whose translation MALQRSGLIALFDVDGTLTAARKEVTPKMLKFMQDLRKVVTVGIVGGSDLVKISEQLGSTVINDYDYVFAENGLVAYKDGKLVGTQSLKTHLGDENIKEFVNFTLHYLADLDIPIKRGTFIEFRSGMINVSPIGRNCSQEERDEFEKYDKVHNVRSKMVEILREKFAHLNLTFSIGGQISFDAFPHGWDKTYCLKYLDEFQEIHFFGDKTYKGGNDHEIYESARTVGHTVTSPDDTMDQCTTLFLNKQV comes from the exons ATGGCTTTGCAAAGATCTGGTTTAATTGCTCTGTTTGATGTGGATGGCACTCTTACCGCTGCGAGGAAG GAGGTTACACCAAAGATGTTGAAATTCATGCAGGATCTGAGGAAG GTTGTTACTGTTGGCATTGTTGGAGGGTCTGATCTTGTTAAGATATCAGAACAGCTTGGGTCAACAG tgataaatgactatgattatGTGTTTGCTGAAAATGGCCTTGTGGCGTACAAGGATGGAAAGCTCGTTGGAACACAG AGCTTGAAGACACATCTAGGGGATGAAAATATCAAG GAGTTTGTCAATTTTACTCTCCATTATCTTGCTGACTTAGATATCCCGATAAAAAG GGGAACTTTCATCGAGTTCCGAAGTGGGATGATCAATGTTTCACCAATTGGGAGAAACTGCAGTCAAGAAGAAAGAGATGAGTTTGAAAAGTATGATAAG GTTCATAATGTACGTTCAAAAATGGTAGAGATCCTTCGAGAAAAATTTGCCCACCTTAACCTCACGTTTTCCATTGGTGGCCAAATTAGTTTTGAT GCTTTCCCGCATGGGTGGGACAAAACTTATTGCTTGAAATACCTGGATGAATTTCAAGAGATTCACTTTTTTGGAGATAAGACTTACAAG GGAGGAAATGATCATGAGATCTATGAATCTGCAAGGACTGTTGGTCACACAG TTACGAGTCCCGATGATACTATGGACCAGTGTACTACTCTATTCCTCAACAAGCAAGTTTGA
- the LOC139851358 gene encoding NAD-dependent malic enzyme 59 kDa isoform, mitochondrial-like → MLRRTVARSATVAGNLRQSRRFSIAASSTVIPSPCIVHKRGADILHDPWFNKDTGFPLTERDRLGLRGLLPPRVISFEHQYERFMDSYRSLEKNTAGQPDDSVALAKWRILNRLHDRNETLYYKVLIDNIKLFAPIIYTPTVGLVCQNYSGLFRRPRGMYFSAKDKGEMMSIVYNWPAPEVDMIVLTDGSRILGLGDLGVQGIGIPIGKLDMYVAAAGINPQRVLPIMLDVGTNNENLLEDRLYLGLRERRLEGEEYISVVDELMEALHARWPKAIIQFEDFQFKWAFETLQRYRKKYCMFNDDIQGTAGVALAGLLGTVRAQGRPLSDFVNQKIVVVGAGSAGLGVLNMAYQAVSRMTGTAANPQFYLIDKNGLITKQRSGVDPSAARFAKAVGEVESIGLREGSDILEVVKKVKPHVLVGLSGVGSIFNEQVLKAMRDSDSPKPAIFAMSNPTNNAECTAADAYKYAGENIVFGSGSPFQNVDLGNGKVGYVNQANNMYLFPGIGLGGLLSGARIISDGMLQAASECLASYMTEEEIQKGKFYPSIDSIRDITAEVGAAVLRTAVNEEVAEGRAEVGAKDLAHMSKEETVEYVTRHMWYPIYSPLVHEK, encoded by the exons ATGTTGAGAAGGACGGTGGCTCGATCTGCTACGGTGGCCGGAAACCTACGTCAGTCACGGCGGTTTTCAATTGCGGCGTCATCGACGGTGATTCCTAGTCCTTGTATCGTTCATAAGCGTGGAGCTGATATTCTTCATGATCCATGGTTTAATAAG GATACTGGGTTTCCATTGACAGAAAGAGATCGACTCGGGCTTCGCGGTCTCCTCCCACCTCGTGTGATATCATTTGAGCATCAATATGAGAGATTCA TGGATTCATATCGATCGTTGGAAAAGAATACAGCCGGTCAACCAGATGATAGCGTAGCATTGGCGAAATGGAGAATCTTGAATAGACTACATGACAGAAACGAGACTTTATATTACAAA GTACTGATTGATAATATTAAACTTTTTGCTCCGATAATATACACTCCTACAGTAGGTTTGGTATGCCAAAACTATTCGGGATTGTTTAGACGGCCACGTGGAATGTATTTCAGTGCGAAAGATAAAGGAGAGATGATGTCCATAGTCTATAACTGGCCAGCTCCTGAG GTAGACATGATAGTGCTTACAGATGGCAGTCGTATACTTGGGTTAGGCGATCTAGGAGTTCAGGGTATTGGAATTCCTATTGGGAAACTTGATATGTATGTTGCTGCTGCTGGTATTAATCCACAAAGG GTCCTTCCTATCATGCTTGATGTTGGAACCAACAACGAAAATCTACTTGAAGATCGTCTCT ATTTAGGATTACGAGAACGAAGGTTGGAAGGAGAAGAATATATATCAGTAGTTGACGAATTGATGGAAGCACTTCATGCACGTTGGCCAAAAGCTATTATCCAG TTTGAAGATTTTCAATTCAAGTGGGCATTTGAAACTCTTCAAAGATACCGAAAGAAGTACTGCATGTTCAATGATGACATACAG GGTACTGCTGGTGTTGCATTGGCTGGACTACTTGGAACTGTTAGAGCACAAGGTCGACCATTGTCAGACTTTGTAAACCAGAAGATTGTTGTTGTTGGTGCTGGAAG TGCAGGGCTCGGTGTTCTTAATATGGCCTATCAGGCTGTTTCCAGAATGACAGGAACAGCAGCGAACCCCCAGTTTTACTTAATCGATAAAAAC GGTTTGATCACAAAACAGAGAAGTGGTGTTGACCCATCAGCTGCACGCTTTGCGAAAGCCGTCGGTGAGGTTGAAAGCATAGGACTCCGAGAAGGATCTGATATCCTTGAAGTG GTAAAAAAGGTCAAGCCTCATGTCCTTGTTGGTTTATCTGGAGTTGGAAGTATTTTCAATGAGCAG GTGCTTAAAGCCATGCGAGATTCCGACTCCCCTAAACCTGCTATCTTTGCAATGTCAAATCCCACAAATAATG CTGAATGTACTGCTGCCGATGCTTATAAATACGCTGGAGAAAACATAGTTTTTGGAAGTGGAAGCCCTTTTCAGAATGTTGATCTTG GAAATGGGAAAGTTGGCTAtgtaaatcaagcgaataatatgTATCTCTTCCCCGG GATTGGTTTGGGAGGTTTGCTTTCTGGTGCTCGTATTATCTCTGATGGAATGTTGCAAGCAGCATCTGAATG TCTTGCCTCATATATGACAGAGGAAGAGATCCAGAAGGGTAAATTCTATCCATCAATTGACAG TATTCGAGATATTACTGCTGAAGTAGGTGCTGCTGTGCTCCGGACAGCAGTCAATGAAGAAGTAGCGGAAGGACGAGCTGAAGTGGGAGCCAAGGACCTTGCACACATGTCAAAA GAAGAAACCGTGGAATACGTGACGAGGCACATGTGGTATCCCATTTACAGTCCCCTCGTTCATGAAAAATAA